CCACCATCAGCAGAAAGGTAGTGCGCAGCCCGTATTCCTCGCGGATCAGGTCGCTGAGTCCTTTGCCGGTGACCACCCCCATCCGAGCCGACATCTCCTGGATCACCACCAGGGCAATGATGGTGGGGATGATGGTCCACAGCAGCGCATACCCGAAACGCGCCCCGGCGAACGAATACGTGTAGATGCCGCCGGCATCGTTGTCCACGTTCGCGGTGATGAACCCTGGGCCGATGACCGCCAGGATCAGCAGGGTCCGGGTCTTCCAGCGTCTGAGCTTGCGCCGCATCTTTGGTTTCGCAGATCGGATTCACAGCGGCAGCCAGAATAAACGCCCGCGGCGAGTCGTGCCAAATGAATTGGAGATCAAAGTTTGCTGCGCAGCAGGCTGATGACGTCGTCGGCGGTGATTACGCCGGTCATGCGGCCTTCGTCATCGACCACGGGTAGGGTCAGAAGGTTGTACTTGTCGAAAAGCTCCGCAACCGCCTTCTCATTGGCCCCGGCATGGGCGGAGATCAGCGGCTCCAACGCCAGCTTCTGCAAAGGCGTGTCGCTGGAGGCGATCACGATATTGGCCAAGGGCACCGCTCCCATCAGCTTGGCGTCGGGGCCCAGCAGGAAGATGGTGCTGAGGGTCTCGATGCCTCCCTCGAACTGCCTCAGGGTCTCGACCGCGTCCCGGACGGTGGCGTCGACGCCCATGGCCAGGTACTCGGTGGTCATGCGGCCGGCGGCGGTGTCCTCCTTGAATTCCAGCAGTTCGGCGACTTCCTCGCGTTCTGCCGGCTGCATCTCCTCGAGGATCTCTTCCGAGGTCTCTTTGGGAAGATCGCCGAGCACGTCGGCCGCCGCATCGGGGTCCATGGCCTCGACGATGTCGGCGGCTCGATCCGAGTCCAGCGACTCCAGGATCTTCACCTGCAGCTTGGGATCTACTTCTTCCAGCGCCTCGGCGGCGACCTCTTCGTCCAGGGTCTCGAAGACCGCTTCCCGCTCGGCGGGAGCGAGCTCCTCGACGATGTCCGCGATGTCCGCGGGATGCAGCTTGGCCAGCAGCTCGTGCTCGATCTTGAGCTTCACCCGCCGCGCCGGGTCGGTCTCGATCAGGTCCACGAATTCCCAGGGGATCACTCGCGGCGGGATCTTGTTCACCAGGGCACGCAGCGCGCCGGCCGGGACCAGCCCCTTGAGCAGCCGTCGGACCGCGCCCCGGGCGCCCACGTCCACGCTCGCCAGCTTCAGCTCCAGGTGCGCGTTGTGGCGCTCCTCCAGCAGGTCCACGTCGTTCACCCGGACGACCTTGCGGCCGTGCACGTCGATGATCTGCTGGTCGAGCAGGTCGCGCGACAGCAGCAGGAATCCCTCTCCGCCGCTGAAGGCCTGCCACTCCCCTGCAGGCGATGACGCCCGCAGGGCCTGCTTTTCCAGTCCCTGAAGGAGTCTGTGGGGCAGCACGCGCTCGCCTTCGTCGGTCTTGACAATCACCCCGGAAACACGGGTGGGGTGTTCCTGGGGAGAGATGGCGATCTCGCGCACTCGGCCGCATCTCCGGCCTTCCGGATCGAGCACCGCTGTGCCCAACAGCTCCGAGAGTGCGATCGTCGCCATTCACTGCGAGAATACAGAATCGCGCCCCGGTTGTCAGTCGCGAGATTGTGCTTACGCCATGCCTCCGCCCCTGCCTGGAAGGTCCGGCAAGGCCGAGATTGACAATTCCTCACCCCCTAGGCAAACTTACGGATTCCCGGTTACGTCCCGGTCTTGGGCGTGGGTATCCGGGAGACACTCGCTCGAACAGCAGGAAACGGTAAATCGTTTTGAAGATGACCGGTAACCGGGTCTCCTACACGCTCGAATCGACCTTGGAGAGCGTGAACAAGGCGGAGGAACTCTCGTCCCAGCTCGCAGCCCAGGCCGGCTTCGGGGAGGACGAGTGTCAGAAAATCTCCATGGCGGTGCGGGAAGCGGCG
The DNA window shown above is from Terriglobales bacterium and carries:
- a CDS encoding CBS domain-containing protein, with product MATIALSELLGTAVLDPEGRRCGRVREIAISPQEHPTRVSGVIVKTDEGERVLPHRLLQGLEKQALRASSPAGEWQAFSGGEGFLLLSRDLLDQQIIDVHGRKVVRVNDVDLLEERHNAHLELKLASVDVGARGAVRRLLKGLVPAGALRALVNKIPPRVIPWEFVDLIETDPARRVKLKIEHELLAKLHPADIADIVEELAPAEREAVFETLDEEVAAEALEEVDPKLQVKILESLDSDRAADIVEAMDPDAAADVLGDLPKETSEEILEEMQPAEREEVAELLEFKEDTAAGRMTTEYLAMGVDATVRDAVETLRQFEGGIETLSTIFLLGPDAKLMGAVPLANIVIASSDTPLQKLALEPLISAHAGANEKAVAELFDKYNLLTLPVVDDEGRMTGVITADDVISLLRSKL
- a CDS encoding divalent metal cation transporter; the protein is MRRKLRRWKTRTLLILAVIGPGFITANVDNDAGGIYTYSFAGARFGYALLWTIIPTIIALVVIQEMSARMGVVTGKGLSDLIREEYGLRTTFLLMV